Part of the Candidatus Obscuribacterales bacterium genome, ACCAAAAACAACTTCCCTCTCCTCAATCCCAGTCCATCCCCCCAGGTACCCTCACCGGACTGCGGGGCATCGCCAAACAGACCGAACCAGCCCCTAGCGATGAGGAACTGCAAACCGACTACACCGACTATCTCACCCAAAAATACCAGTAAGCCTGCCCGTGAAAATTCTCATGGACACCAACACCGTTCTAGACCTCATCCTAGAGCGGCAACCCTTTGTCGAGAACGCAGTTCTCATCTTCGAGCAAATTGAACGCGGCAACTTAGCGGGTTATAGTGCGGCTCCCACCATCACCAATATTTTTTACATCCTCCGTAAAGCCAAAGGTCGCGACGTTGCCCTTGCGTCCATTCATCGACTCCTGATCGGCCTTCAGTTTTGTGCCGTCGATCGCCAGACCATTGAAACTGCTCTCAGCCTTGACCTGAAAGACTTTGA contains:
- a CDS encoding PIN domain-containing protein; the encoded protein is MKILMDTNTVLDLILERQPFVENAVLIFEQIERGNLAGYSAAPTITNIFYILRKAKGRDVALASIHRLLIGLQFCAVDRQTIETALSLDLKDF